The Aerosakkonema funiforme FACHB-1375 genome includes a window with the following:
- a CDS encoding carbonic anhydrase, with the protein MTRINGYLGRRHLLKLAGIGGVGVAATGAVLWSRQKAVNSQLAVAQGEPTDFKPVSGDEALKKLLDGNKRFVQDKREYPDQSRGRLRSVATAQHPFATILSCADSRVPAEIITDRGLGDLFVVRIAGNVISPYVIGSLEFSVVELGVQLIMILGHERCGAVSAAVKGEPLPGRIGTFVEDIKPAVESVRNKPGNLVENTVVANVQFQVKSLLESSVMLAQMVREGKLKVVGGRYDLDTGEVTIVT; encoded by the coding sequence ATGACTCGAATAAATGGATATCTTGGCCGTCGCCATCTGTTGAAACTGGCAGGGATTGGAGGGGTTGGTGTTGCTGCTACTGGCGCAGTACTGTGGAGCAGACAGAAAGCTGTCAATTCACAATTGGCGGTCGCACAAGGAGAGCCAACAGATTTTAAACCAGTTAGTGGCGATGAAGCTTTGAAAAAATTGCTGGATGGGAATAAAAGGTTTGTGCAGGACAAGCGAGAATATCCCGACCAATCGCGGGGACGTTTGAGGTCAGTCGCCACCGCTCAGCATCCCTTTGCGACTATCCTCAGTTGCGCCGATTCGCGAGTACCTGCGGAAATTATTACAGATCGAGGTCTTGGGGATTTATTTGTAGTCCGCATAGCTGGTAATGTCATAAGTCCTTACGTTATAGGCAGTCTGGAATTCTCTGTTGTAGAATTGGGCGTTCAATTAATCATGATCTTGGGTCATGAAAGATGCGGTGCAGTATCAGCCGCAGTCAAAGGCGAACCGCTCCCCGGTAGAATTGGCACTTTTGTTGAGGACATCAAGCCAGCAGTCGAAAGCGTCAGAAACAAACCAGGTAATTTAGTTGAAAATACAGTCGTAGCTAATGTTCAATTTCAAGTAAAATCCTTGCTAGAAAGCTCAGTGATGCTGGCTCAAATGGTTCGAGAAGGTAAACTAAAAGTTGTAGGAGGTCGTTACGATCTCGATACTGGGGAAGTAACGATCGTTACTTAG